One genomic region from Blattabacterium cuenoti encodes:
- the infA gene encoding translation initiation factor IF-1: MAKQKHIEVDGTIIESSPNAMFRVELENGCIVKAHISGKMRMHYIKILPGDKVRLEMSSYDLERGRITYRY, translated from the coding sequence ATGGCTAAACAGAAGCATATTGAAGTTGATGGGACCATTATAGAATCGTCTCCAAATGCAATGTTTCGTGTTGAATTGGAAAACGGATGTATTGTTAAAGCTCATATATCCGGTAAAATGAGAATGCATTATATAAAAATATTACCAGGAGATAAAGTGAGGTTAGAAATGTCTTCTTATGATTTAGAAAGAGGTAGAATTACTTATAGATATTAA
- the rpsM gene encoding 30S ribosomal protein S13 produces the protein MAVRISGVDIPISKRGLIGLTCLYGIGRSLSKIILHSVGIDESKKVKNWSDDDISKIRKYISNNVKIEGELRSDIQINIKRLMDIGCYIGTRHRKGLPLRGQKTKNNCRTRKGRKKTVANKKKVTK, from the coding sequence ATGGCTGTTCGAATTTCAGGAGTGGATATTCCTATATCTAAAAGAGGATTGATAGGTCTTACTTGTCTATATGGGATAGGAAGGAGTTTATCTAAAATAATCTTGCATTCTGTTGGCATAGATGAAAGTAAAAAAGTAAAAAATTGGTCTGATGATGACATTAGTAAAATTAGAAAATATATATCTAATAATGTAAAAATTGAAGGAGAATTAAGGTCTGATATTCAGATCAATATTAAACGATTGATGGACATTGGTTGTTATATAGGGACAAGACATAGAAAAGGATTGCCACTAAGAGGTCAAAAAACAAAAAATAATTGCAGAACTAGAAAGGGAAGAAAAAAAACTGTAGCAAATAAAAAGAAAGTTACAAAGTGA
- the rpmJ gene encoding 50S ribosomal protein L36, producing the protein MKVRASLKKRTENCKIVRRKGRLRIINKKNPRFKQKQG; encoded by the coding sequence ATGAAAGTCAGAGCTTCTTTAAAAAAAAGAACTGAGAATTGTAAGATAGTTAGACGTAAAGGACGTTTGCGGATTATTAATAAAAAAAATCCTAGATTTAAACAGAAACAGGGTTAA
- the secY gene encoding preprotein translocase subunit SecY produces MDNFLTFFHNIWNIKELRRKIIITLSLLLVYRFGAYVPLPGINPLGISDFMEKFNSGSKGLMQILSSFTGGAFNRASVLALGIMPYISASIIIQLMCIIIPYLQKLQRDGESGRKQISFITRWLTVGICLIQAPVYLVSLTQQFIPFSSNSSVNTYLIDISTFYGKSMFWIIGITILTSGTLFTMWLGDKITDKGIGNGISLIIMSGIIARLPDAIAKEIFRKLEIGNGGLIVLFLEFLLWLLVILFSIVIIQAIRKIPVQYVSHYKSLGLGSQLIHKKHQYLPLKMTAAGVMPIIFSQAIMLFPLTFSDYVKNVKIKNFFHLFQDIYGFWYNLTISVLVIVFTFFYTAITIPVNQMADDLKRNGGHIPRIKPGKETAEYIDSVLSKITLPGAILLALIAILPSIVFRIGITQNFALFYGGTSLLIVVGVILDISQQVNIHLLNYHYDGLMMMKNRSGRYTRL; encoded by the coding sequence ATGGATAATTTTTTAACATTTTTTCATAACATTTGGAATATTAAAGAATTACGAAGAAAAATAATAATAACTCTGAGTTTATTATTGGTATATCGTTTTGGTGCTTATGTCCCACTTCCAGGAATTAATCCTTTGGGAATTAGTGATTTTATGGAAAAATTTAATTCAGGATCTAAAGGATTAATGCAAATATTATCCTCTTTTACTGGAGGTGCTTTTAATCGTGCTTCAGTTTTAGCTTTAGGGATTATGCCTTATATATCTGCTTCTATTATTATTCAATTAATGTGCATTATTATTCCCTACTTACAAAAATTGCAAAGAGATGGAGAAAGTGGAAGAAAACAAATTAGTTTCATCACAAGATGGTTGACTGTAGGAATATGTTTAATACAAGCGCCTGTATATCTCGTTTCTTTAACTCAGCAATTTATTCCTTTTTCATCCAATTCTTCTGTTAATACTTATTTAATTGACATAAGTACTTTTTATGGAAAAAGTATGTTTTGGATTATAGGAATAACAATTTTGACATCTGGAACTTTATTTACTATGTGGTTAGGAGATAAAATTACAGATAAGGGAATAGGAAATGGAATATCCTTAATAATTATGTCCGGAATAATAGCACGTTTACCAGATGCTATAGCTAAAGAAATTTTTAGAAAATTGGAAATTGGAAATGGAGGATTAATAGTATTATTTCTCGAATTTTTATTATGGTTATTGGTCATTTTATTTTCCATTGTAATTATTCAAGCCATTAGAAAAATTCCGGTTCAATATGTTTCCCATTATAAATCTTTAGGATTAGGATCTCAATTAATTCACAAAAAACATCAGTATCTACCGCTTAAAATGACTGCTGCTGGGGTTATGCCTATTATATTTTCTCAAGCTATAATGCTTTTTCCCTTAACTTTTTCTGATTATGTAAAAAATGTCAAAATTAAGAATTTTTTTCATCTTTTTCAAGATATTTATGGTTTTTGGTACAATTTGACTATTTCTGTATTGGTAATAGTGTTTACTTTTTTTTATACAGCCATTACCATTCCAGTAAATCAAATGGCTGATGATTTGAAAAGAAATGGAGGTCACATTCCAAGAATTAAACCCGGAAAAGAAACTGCCGAATACATAGATAGTGTTTTGTCTAAAATAACGTTACCCGGAGCTATTTTGTTAGCTTTAATAGCTATTTTACCATCTATAGTTTTTCGAATAGGAATAACTCAAAATTTTGCATTGTTTTATGGAGGAACTTCATTGTTAATTGTAGTAGGAGTTATTTTGGATATTTCACAACAAGTGAATATTCATTTATTAAATTATCATTATGATGGATTGATGATGATGAAAAATCGTAGTGGTAGATATACTAGATTATAA
- the rpsN gene encoding 30S ribosomal protein S14, with protein MAKESVKARQKKREKMVMKYANKRRILKKSKNYELLQKLPRDASPVRLRNRCSISGRCRGYMRQFGVSRIVFRNLVSQGLIPGVKKASW; from the coding sequence ATGGCTAAGGAGTCAGTTAAAGCAAGACAAAAAAAAAGAGAAAAGATGGTAATGAAATATGCAAATAAAAGAAGAATTTTAAAAAAATCCAAAAATTATGAATTATTGCAAAAATTACCTAGAGATGCATCTCCCGTACGTTTAAGAAATAGATGTTCTATATCTGGAAGATGCAGAGGATATATGCGCCAATTTGGTGTTTCTCGTATTGTTTTTAGAAATTTAGTTTCTCAGGGACTTATACCTGGTGTTAAAAAAGCTAGTTGGTAG
- the rpsE gene encoding 30S ribosomal protein S5 yields the protein MSDKKKYTGLELKEKLVGVTRVCKVTKGRRYFSFSAIVIKGNENGIVGYGFGKSKEAPDAIHKAGEQAKRNLCKVCISNGTIPHEQEAKYGGARVLLRPASDGTGIIAGGPLKAVLEASGLRNVLSKSKGSSNHHNIIKATIKALSKMRDVHIIAKQRGITIKKVYNG from the coding sequence ATGTCTGATAAAAAAAAATATACAGGATTAGAATTAAAGGAAAAATTAGTTGGTGTCACAAGAGTATGTAAAGTGACTAAAGGAAGAAGATATTTTAGTTTTAGTGCTATTGTTATTAAAGGAAATGAGAATGGAATAGTTGGTTATGGTTTTGGAAAATCCAAGGAGGCACCTGATGCTATTCACAAAGCTGGAGAACAAGCTAAAAGAAATCTTTGTAAAGTTTGCATCTCTAATGGAACAATTCCTCATGAACAAGAAGCTAAATATGGAGGTGCCCGTGTTCTTCTTCGACCAGCTTCTGATGGAACTGGAATTATAGCAGGAGGACCTTTAAAAGCTGTTCTTGAAGCTTCAGGGTTGAGAAATGTTTTGTCAAAATCCAAAGGATCCTCTAATCATCATAATATTATTAAAGCTACTATTAAAGCTTTGAGTAAAATGAGGGATGTTCACATTATTGCAAAACAGAGAGGAATCACCATCAAAAAAGTATATAATGGATGA
- the rpsK gene encoding 30S ribosomal protein S11: MAKSSFGKKRSVVVDPLGEAHIQSTFNNIIITLTNKKGEVIAWSSAGKMNFKGSKKNTPYAAQMAAENVAKEAINAGIKKVEVKVKGPGAGRDAAIRALSNSGIVVTMIKDITPLPHNGCRPPKRRRV; the protein is encoded by the coding sequence ATGGCAAAATCATCATTTGGTAAAAAAAGATCAGTAGTTGTTGATCCTTTGGGAGAGGCTCATATTCAATCCACTTTTAATAATATTATTATAACGTTAACAAATAAAAAAGGGGAGGTTATAGCATGGTCTTCTGCTGGTAAAATGAATTTTAAGGGATCTAAGAAAAACACACCATATGCAGCTCAAATGGCCGCAGAAAATGTAGCAAAAGAAGCTATCAACGCTGGAATCAAAAAAGTAGAAGTAAAAGTGAAGGGGCCTGGAGCTGGTAGAGATGCAGCTATACGAGCTTTGAGTAATTCTGGAATTGTGGTAACAATGATAAAAGATATAACTCCATTGCCACATAATGGTTGTCGTCCTCCTAAAAGAAGAAGAGTTTAA
- the rpsH gene encoding 30S ribosomal protein S8 has product MCMDPIADFLTRIRNASLAKHELLEVTSSKIKKEIASVLLENGYILGYKIEKNKKTIKIALKYYQEKTSVIQQIIRISKPGLRKYCKYKNLPRVLNGLGIAIISTSNGVITDKQARIKRIGGEILCYVY; this is encoded by the coding sequence ATTTGTATGGATCCAATTGCCGATTTCTTAACTAGAATTAGAAATGCTAGTTTAGCAAAACATGAACTTTTAGAAGTGACTTCTTCTAAAATAAAAAAAGAAATTGCTAGTGTTTTGTTAGAAAATGGATATATTTTAGGTTACAAGATAGAAAAGAATAAAAAAACTATTAAAATAGCTTTGAAATACTATCAAGAAAAAACTTCTGTTATTCAACAAATAATCAGAATAAGCAAACCAGGGCTTAGAAAATATTGTAAATATAAAAATTTACCTCGTGTATTAAATGGATTAGGAATTGCTATAATTTCCACTTCTAATGGAGTAATAACAGATAAACAAGCAAGAATAAAAAGAATAGGGGGAGAAATTTTGTGTTATGTGTATTAA
- the rplO gene encoding 50S ribosomal protein L15, translated as MDINRLSPKNGSNKKKLRLGRGQGSGKGGTCGRGHKGAKSRSGFSKKRGFEGGQMPLQRRIPKFGFRRHFLRKKFSLINLDTIQNCVNRGKIKDFVDQEVLLKNNLARKNNLIKILGRGELRSSLKIYASKFSKKALLSIKKTGGEALSI; from the coding sequence ATAGATATCAATCGATTATCTCCAAAAAATGGATCCAATAAAAAAAAATTAAGATTGGGAAGAGGTCAAGGATCTGGGAAAGGTGGAACTTGTGGGCGAGGACATAAAGGTGCAAAATCACGATCTGGATTTTCCAAAAAAAGAGGGTTTGAAGGAGGACAAATGCCTCTTCAAAGAAGAATCCCTAAATTTGGATTCAGAAGACATTTTTTGAGAAAGAAATTTTCTTTGATTAATTTAGATACAATTCAAAATTGTGTAAATCGAGGAAAAATTAAAGATTTTGTTGATCAAGAAGTTTTATTAAAAAATAATTTGGCAAGAAAAAATAATCTTATCAAGATATTGGGTAGGGGGGAACTACGTTCTTCATTAAAAATATATGCATCTAAATTTAGCAAAAAAGCTTTGTTATCTATTAAAAAAACAGGAGGGGAAGCTTTATCTATATGA
- a CDS encoding SLC13 family permease, producing MVILIFILGYLFITLENLFSLNKVIPSILMATTCWSLIMLFNLPVYEFGQHLIIKKDPKYLLLLHLGKASEIVFFLIGAMSIIAVIERFSGFEALRELFYTNTKRRFLWIMSLASFLLSAIIDNLTATIVLISLLRKTVSNYKERLYYLGSVVISANAGGVWSPIGDITTTMLWISNKVTTIHLVKKIFIPSILCMFISTLIASCMPVFNGTFQVKKNELSKDNINKGFFMLKVGLFLMLLVPIFKTITGVPPYMGMMFSLGILLCVVKKYKSESVLSIDDIFRKLDFSSILFFLGILLSVSSLESLGKLYSLSHWINETVSTWKITTFIFGLISSIIDNVPLVAATIAMFSYPIDHDLWHFIAYVSGTGGSIFLIGSAAGVAAMGMEKIDFFWYLKKISWIALIGYISGFIYLLIYPFFSL from the coding sequence ATGGTCATTTTAATTTTTATACTTGGATATTTATTCATTACTCTTGAAAACTTATTTTCTTTAAATAAAGTTATTCCATCTATTCTGATGGCTACTACTTGTTGGTCATTAATTATGTTATTCAATCTTCCTGTTTATGAATTTGGTCAACATTTAATAATTAAAAAGGATCCCAAATATTTGTTATTGCTTCATTTAGGAAAAGCTTCTGAAATTGTTTTTTTTCTTATTGGGGCTATGTCTATTATTGCTGTGATTGAAAGATTTTCTGGATTTGAAGCTTTGAGAGAATTATTTTACACGAATACAAAACGTAGATTTTTGTGGATAATGAGTTTAGCTTCTTTTTTGTTATCTGCTATAATAGATAATCTAACAGCAACTATTGTTTTAATTTCTCTTCTTAGAAAAACAGTTTCTAATTATAAAGAACGTTTATATTATTTGGGATCAGTTGTAATATCTGCTAACGCAGGAGGAGTTTGGTCTCCAATTGGGGATATAACCACAACAATGTTATGGATTTCTAACAAAGTAACGACTATACATCTTGTTAAAAAAATATTTATTCCATCTATATTATGCATGTTTATTTCCACTTTAATAGCATCTTGTATGCCAGTTTTTAATGGAACTTTTCAAGTTAAAAAAAATGAATTATCAAAAGATAATATCAATAAAGGTTTTTTCATGTTGAAAGTAGGTCTATTTTTAATGTTACTTGTTCCTATTTTCAAAACTATAACGGGAGTACCTCCATACATGGGCATGATGTTTTCTCTTGGTATTCTTCTTTGTGTAGTGAAAAAATATAAATCAGAGTCTGTTTTATCTATAGATGATATTTTTAGAAAGTTGGATTTTTCTAGTATTTTGTTTTTTCTGGGGATTTTACTTTCAGTTTCTTCTTTAGAATCTTTGGGAAAATTATATAGTTTATCTCATTGGATTAATGAGACTGTTTCTACATGGAAAATTACAACTTTTATATTTGGATTGATTTCTTCTATTATAGATAATGTCCCTTTGGTCGCTGCTACTATAGCCATGTTTTCTTATCCAATTGATCATGATTTATGGCATTTTATAGCTTATGTTTCTGGTACAGGTGGAAGCATTTTTCTTATAGGCTCTGCTGCAGGAGTGGCTGCTATGGGAATGGAAAAAATAGATTTTTTTTGGTATTTGAAAAAAATCAGTTGGATAGCTTTGATTGGCTACATATCCGGATTTATTTATTTATTAATTTATCCATTTTTTTCTTTGTAA
- the rpsD gene encoding 30S ribosomal protein S4, with product MAKYIGPKTKISRRFGECIYGEDKYFERRKYPSGQHGNSRRRVKRSEYFIQLIEKQKAKYTYGILEHQFERLFFEAARKKGITGELLLQGCESRLDNIVFRLKFAPSRSSARQIVSHRHIVVNDHIVNIPSFRLKPGDKIQVKEKSKKHPVILDSIQKKSGPLVEWLILDEKNMFGIFRVIPKRTQIPENIKEQLIVELYSK from the coding sequence ATGGCAAAATATATAGGACCTAAAACTAAAATTTCTAGAAGATTTGGTGAATGCATTTATGGAGAAGATAAATATTTTGAAAGAAGAAAGTATCCATCTGGGCAACATGGGAATAGTCGTCGCAGAGTAAAACGTTCAGAATATTTCATACAGTTGATAGAAAAACAAAAAGCAAAATATACTTATGGTATATTAGAACATCAATTTGAAAGATTATTTTTTGAAGCTGCAAGAAAAAAAGGAATTACTGGAGAATTGTTATTGCAAGGATGTGAAAGTCGTCTAGACAACATAGTTTTTAGACTCAAATTTGCGCCATCTCGATCTTCTGCACGTCAGATTGTTTCGCATAGGCATATTGTTGTGAACGATCATATAGTTAATATTCCATCTTTTAGATTAAAACCAGGAGATAAAATACAAGTAAAAGAAAAATCTAAAAAACATCCAGTTATATTAGATTCTATCCAAAAAAAATCAGGACCATTGGTAGAATGGTTAATTTTGGATGAGAAAAATATGTTTGGTATATTTAGAGTGATACCGAAAAGAACACAAATTCCTGAAAATATTAAAGAACAACTTATTGTTGAATTATATTCAAAATAA
- the eno gene encoding phosphopyruvate hydratase yields the protein MSKIKSIQARQILDSRGNPTVEVDVITEKNVCGRASVPSGASKGEHEAFELRDDQKNIFFGKGVLKAVQNVNSIIAPELIGKSIFNQVHIDKLMLELDGTVNKKRLGANSILAISLAVARAASNELKIPLYKYVGGVYTNVLPTPLINIVNGGRHSNAPIAFQEFMIVPVKSNTFMESLQMGHKVFYKLKDLLHQKGLSTSVGDEGGFSPNFDGVEDVLDHILEAIHMANYEPYDQIGIAIDCAASEFYKDNQYDYSKFEKKTENSEKSKEEHVHYLSYLIKKYPIISIEDGMDQNDWEGWKLLTDEMGDKIQLVGDDLFVTQVRKLNEGIKNRIANSILIKVNQAGTLTETIETINLAKKNKYKNIISHRSGETEDSFIADFSVAFNIEQIKTGSICRSERISKYNQLLRIEETLGQYSFYSGWNQI from the coding sequence ATGAGTAAAATTAAAAGCATTCAGGCCAGACAAATATTAGATTCAAGAGGAAATCCTACTGTGGAAGTAGATGTAATAACAGAAAAAAATGTGTGTGGACGTGCTTCTGTTCCATCTGGAGCTTCAAAAGGAGAACATGAAGCTTTTGAATTACGTGATGATCAAAAAAATATTTTCTTTGGAAAGGGAGTTTTGAAAGCTGTTCAGAATGTTAATAGCATTATTGCTCCTGAATTAATTGGAAAATCTATTTTTAATCAAGTTCATATTGATAAATTAATGTTAGAATTAGATGGAACAGTTAACAAAAAAAGACTGGGAGCTAATTCAATTTTAGCTATATCATTAGCAGTGGCAAGAGCTGCTTCTAATGAGCTTAAAATTCCTCTTTATAAATATGTAGGAGGAGTTTATACAAATGTTTTACCTACTCCTTTAATTAATATAGTAAACGGAGGAAGACACTCTAATGCTCCTATAGCTTTTCAAGAATTTATGATAGTTCCTGTTAAGTCTAATACTTTTATGGAATCACTTCAAATGGGACATAAGGTTTTTTATAAATTAAAAGATCTTTTACATCAAAAAGGATTGTCTACAAGTGTTGGTGACGAAGGAGGTTTTTCTCCTAATTTTGATGGAGTAGAAGATGTTTTAGATCATATATTAGAAGCTATACATATGGCGAATTATGAACCTTATGATCAAATAGGAATAGCTATAGATTGTGCTGCTTCTGAATTTTATAAAGATAATCAATACGACTATTCTAAATTTGAAAAAAAAACGGAAAATTCAGAAAAATCTAAGGAAGAACATGTTCATTATTTATCCTATTTAATTAAAAAATATCCAATTATATCTATTGAAGATGGGATGGATCAAAATGATTGGGAAGGATGGAAATTATTAACGGATGAAATGGGAGATAAGATTCAATTAGTAGGAGATGATCTTTTTGTTACTCAAGTCCGTAAACTAAATGAAGGAATCAAAAATAGAATAGCAAATTCTATTCTTATAAAAGTTAATCAAGCAGGAACATTAACAGAAACAATTGAAACGATTAATTTGGCTAAAAAGAACAAGTATAAAAATATAATATCTCATCGTTCTGGAGAAACAGAGGATTCTTTTATAGCAGATTTTTCTGTTGCATTTAATATTGAACAAATTAAAACCGGTTCTATTTGTCGTTCTGAAAGAATTTCAAAATATAATCAATTATTACGCATTGAAGAAACGCTTGGTCAATATTCTTTTTATTCAGGATGGAATCAGATATAA
- the rplQ gene encoding 50S ribosomal protein L17, which produces MNHRNKNNHLGRKYGHRKSVLSNLASSLIKEKRIFTTLAKAKALKKYVEPIIRKSKIHTTHSKRNIFSYLKDKTAVSELFKNIFDKVRIRPGGYTRIIKTGFRIGDQASLSFIELVDFNEIYTSKKIIKKSVRRSRKKTD; this is translated from the coding sequence ATGAATCATAGAAATAAGAATAATCATTTAGGAAGAAAATATGGACATCGAAAATCTGTTCTTTCTAATCTTGCTTCTTCTTTGATTAAGGAAAAAAGGATTTTTACGACTTTAGCCAAAGCTAAAGCTTTAAAAAAATATGTTGAACCTATTATTAGAAAATCCAAAATTCACACTACACATTCCAAAAGAAATATTTTTTCGTATCTAAAAGATAAAACTGCAGTTTCAGAGTTATTTAAAAATATTTTTGATAAAGTTCGTATTCGTCCTGGTGGATATACTAGAATTATAAAAACAGGATTTCGTATTGGAGATCAAGCATCTCTTTCTTTTATTGAATTAGTAGATTTTAATGAGATTTACACATCTAAAAAAATAATAAAAAAGTCTGTAAGACGCAGTAGAAAAAAAACAGACTAA
- the rplE gene encoding 50S ribosomal protein L5, giving the protein MIYQSRLQKLYKKEIVPGLIKKFGYKSIMEVPRLKKILIHQGVGLSVIDKKMIDFSIKEITDITGQKAVFCYSKHDESGFKLRKGMPIGVKVTLRRIKMFEFLERLIVVSLPRVRDFNGVKESSFDGRGNYNMGITEQVIFPEINIDKIKKNMGMNITFVTSAKNDVEAKSLLSFFGIPFKNKKNG; this is encoded by the coding sequence ATGATTTATCAATCTAGATTGCAAAAATTATATAAGAAAGAAATAGTACCGGGGTTAATAAAAAAATTCGGATATAAATCTATTATGGAAGTTCCTAGATTAAAAAAAATTTTGATCCATCAAGGAGTTGGATTATCTGTTATAGATAAAAAAATGATAGATTTTTCTATAAAAGAAATAACAGACATAACAGGACAAAAAGCTGTTTTTTGTTATTCTAAACATGATGAGTCCGGGTTTAAACTCAGAAAAGGAATGCCTATAGGAGTAAAAGTAACTTTGCGTAGAATAAAAATGTTTGAATTCTTAGAAAGACTTATTGTTGTCTCTCTCCCCAGAGTAAGAGATTTTAATGGAGTAAAAGAAAGTAGTTTTGATGGTCGTGGAAATTACAATATGGGAATCACAGAACAAGTTATTTTTCCTGAAATAAATATTGATAAAATTAAAAAAAATATGGGAATGAATATTACATTCGTTACTTCTGCTAAGAATGATGTAGAAGCTAAAAGCCTTTTGTCTTTTTTCGGGATCCCTTTTAAAAATAAAAAAAATGGCTAA
- a CDS encoding DNA-directed RNA polymerase subunit alpha produces the protein MAILDFVKPDRIAMSEFSDNKGVFHLRPLEPGYGITLGNALRRVLLGSLKGFAVTSIRIKGVKYEFSTIEGVVEDVTEIVLNFKKIRLKRKVPEVHKEIVNASIHHGKQITGVILNKFISGFQILNDDLIICNKDESVTLEISFTIEEGRGYVPAEENKSNNNDLIGTIPIDSIYTPIRNVKYTIENCRVGQKTDYENLSLEIKTDGSICPKSALMEASKILIQYFSIFSYEKIGKKKQEEINKDKKYDEEFLRMRTLLKSRLSDMDLSVRTKNCLKSASIETIADLVCCNRNNMLKMRNFGKKSLDELESKMKEKGLYFGMDISEYRLKNKE, from the coding sequence ATGGCTATTCTAGATTTTGTTAAACCTGATAGAATTGCAATGTCTGAGTTTTCAGATAATAAAGGTGTTTTTCATTTAAGACCCTTAGAACCTGGATATGGAATAACTTTGGGAAATGCATTGAGAAGAGTATTATTAGGATCTTTGAAAGGTTTTGCGGTTACTTCTATTCGGATTAAAGGAGTTAAATATGAATTCTCTACTATAGAAGGGGTAGTTGAAGATGTGACTGAAATAGTTTTAAATTTCAAAAAAATTCGTTTAAAACGAAAAGTTCCAGAAGTTCATAAAGAAATAGTTAATGCATCTATTCATCATGGTAAACAGATAACGGGAGTAATTCTAAATAAATTTATTTCTGGATTTCAAATTTTAAACGATGATTTGATTATTTGTAATAAAGACGAATCTGTTACATTGGAAATCAGTTTCACAATTGAAGAAGGAAGAGGCTATGTCCCTGCAGAAGAAAATAAGAGTAATAATAATGATTTGATCGGAACAATTCCTATAGATTCTATTTATACTCCTATTAGAAATGTAAAATATACAATAGAAAATTGTCGTGTTGGTCAAAAAACTGATTACGAGAATCTTTCATTAGAAATTAAAACAGATGGTTCTATTTGTCCGAAATCAGCTTTAATGGAAGCGTCTAAAATATTAATTCAATATTTTTCTATTTTCTCTTATGAAAAAATAGGAAAAAAGAAACAAGAAGAAATTAATAAAGATAAAAAATATGACGAAGAGTTTTTACGAATGCGTACTTTGTTAAAATCTAGGTTAAGTGATATGGATCTATCTGTTCGTACAAAAAATTGTTTAAAGTCTGCTTCTATAGAAACTATAGCAGACTTGGTCTGTTGTAATAGAAATAACATGTTAAAAATGAGGAATTTTGGTAAAAAATCCTTAGATGAGTTGGAAAGTAAAATGAAAGAAAAAGGATTATATTTTGGAATGGACATATCAGAATATAGATTAAAGAATAAAGAATAG
- the rplR gene encoding 50S ribosomal protein L18 has translation MKKKKSRRVFGESGRPRISVFRSNKEIYAQIIDDEIGKTLVSSSSKEKIFRHFQKTKIELSSEVGKLLGNRAKKLKIKKLVFDKGRYLYHGRVKSLAEGIREVGLEF, from the coding sequence ATGAAAAAAAAAAAATCAAGAAGAGTTTTTGGAGAATCAGGCAGACCTAGAATTTCTGTTTTTAGAAGTAACAAAGAAATTTATGCACAGATCATAGATGATGAAATTGGGAAAACTTTGGTTTCATCATCATCAAAAGAAAAAATATTTCGTCATTTTCAAAAAACAAAAATAGAATTGTCTAGTGAAGTAGGTAAATTATTAGGAAATAGAGCTAAAAAATTGAAAATAAAAAAATTAGTTTTTGATAAAGGAAGATATTTATATCATGGAAGAGTGAAATCTTTAGCTGAAGGAATTAGAGAGGTGGGGTTGGAATTTTAG
- the rplF gene encoding 50S ribosomal protein L6: MSRIGKKPIFIPENVDVKILDNKILVKGILGSLSQEISNKLQLNLHKNQLIIIRNQKDKDKDSKSLHGLYRVLINNMIIGVTKGFIKELELVGIGYRATYNENILDLNLGFSHNIMMQIPEEVHINIKSEKGKNSILILKSHDKQLLGMIAAKIRSFRVPDPYKGKGIRYLKEKVRKKAGKSA; the protein is encoded by the coding sequence ATGTCTAGAATTGGAAAGAAACCTATTTTTATTCCGGAAAATGTAGATGTAAAAATACTTGATAATAAAATATTAGTAAAAGGAATTTTAGGATCTTTGAGTCAAGAAATTTCTAATAAACTGCAATTGAATCTGCATAAAAATCAATTAATAATTATTAGGAATCAAAAGGATAAGGATAAAGACTCTAAATCTTTGCATGGATTGTATCGTGTTTTAATTAACAATATGATTATAGGTGTGACAAAAGGATTTATAAAAGAATTAGAATTAGTAGGAATTGGATACAGAGCTACTTATAACGAAAATATTTTGGATTTAAATTTAGGTTTTTCTCATAATATTATGATGCAAATCCCTGAAGAAGTTCATATAAATATAAAATCGGAAAAAGGAAAAAATTCTATTCTGATTTTAAAATCTCATGATAAACAACTTTTGGGAATGATAGCTGCTAAAATTAGATCTTTTAGAGTACCAGATCCTTATAAAGGTAAAGGAATTAGATATTTAAAAGAAAAAGTTCGTAAAAAAGCAGGAAAATCAGCTTAA